In one window of Opitutus sp. GAS368 DNA:
- a CDS encoding very short patch repair endonuclease, giving the protein MSRIRGTKNKGTELRLIQVFRVNGITGWRRGCSLSLRVSGLKSQVSGLAGHRSTGRVRPDFIFPRLRVAVFVDGCFWHGCPRHATWPRTRASFWKAKIEGNRTRDRLVGRELRRSGWRVIRIWEHELAKRNSPRLFRRLSVLQN; this is encoded by the coding sequence ATGTCCCGCATCCGAGGAACTAAGAACAAGGGCACCGAGCTGCGGCTGATCCAGGTTTTCCGGGTGAATGGCATCACGGGCTGGCGACGGGGCTGTTCGCTGTCGCTCAGGGTTTCAGGTCTCAAGTCTCAGGTTTCAGGTCTCGCAGGCCACCGCTCCACGGGCCGAGTCCGCCCCGACTTCATATTCCCCCGGCTCCGTGTGGCCGTCTTCGTCGACGGTTGTTTCTGGCACGGCTGCCCCAGGCACGCCACATGGCCGAGGACCCGGGCGAGCTTCTGGAAAGCCAAGATCGAGGGCAACCGCACACGGGACCGGCTGGTCGGCCGTGAGCTTCGCCGGTCCGGCTGGCGTGTGATCCGCATTTGGGAGCATGAATTGGCTAAGCGCAATTCGCCACGGCTTTTCCGCCGGCTTTCCGTGCTCCAAAATTAG
- a CDS encoding type II toxin-antitoxin system VapC family toxin produces the protein MANRVLDSWALMAFFEDESAAEAVEELLDQASRGKHKLFLTSINWAEVYYSTMRETSQDVAEQHAQIIASLPIEIVGIGDDLKLARQAAIYKATYRLSLADAFAAALAKEKKAELVTGDQEFKALDKEIKMLWLTH, from the coding sequence ATGGCCAATCGTGTTCTAGACAGCTGGGCGTTGATGGCCTTCTTCGAGGATGAATCTGCGGCGGAAGCCGTAGAAGAGCTCCTCGACCAAGCAAGCCGGGGAAAACACAAGCTCTTCCTGACGTCCATCAACTGGGCTGAAGTCTACTACAGCACGATGCGAGAAACTTCGCAGGATGTCGCCGAGCAACACGCACAGATCATCGCCAGCCTGCCCATCGAAATCGTTGGTATCGGCGACGACCTCAAACTCGCCCGTCAAGCCGCTATCTACAAGGCCACCTACCGCCTAAGCCTAGCTGATGCCTTCGCCGCTGCCTTGGCCAAGGAAAAGAAGGCCGAGCTGGTGACCGGAGATCAAGAATTCAAGGCCCTCGATAAGGAAATTAAAATGCTGTGGCTCACCCACTAG
- a CDS encoding AbrB/MazE/SpoVT family DNA-binding domain-containing protein: MNATSTTETVQFTTKGQVVIPAKLRKEFGIEDGTKASVTKTPEGILLRPITRSYIKSLRGSLKGCGVMKSMMADRKHERAL, from the coding sequence ATGAATGCTACTTCAACCACCGAAACGGTTCAGTTCACCACCAAGGGCCAGGTGGTGATCCCTGCGAAACTTCGCAAGGAATTCGGAATTGAGGACGGCACGAAGGCGTCGGTCACCAAGACTCCCGAAGGCATCCTCCTCCGGCCCATCACCCGCTCTTACATCAAGAGCCTGCGCGGTTCCCTCAAAGGCTGCGGCGTTATGAAGTCCATGATGGCAGATCGCAAACACGAGAGGGCCCTCTGA
- a CDS encoding PLP-dependent aminotransferase family protein produces MPMPAVPIQRQNTTYRTLAESVRRFIAEGTLRPGEKLPSVRQMARQRGVSTGTVVKAYASLENLGEVEVRSQSGFYIRPRSGVEYPLPQMARPMARPSYVGVSDLAAEVMTSSALPANVAFGWSTPDAAIFPNRRIARMMASIIRDDPDSLARSTVNWGFEPLAREIARRYVHAGVALSHAEVLITVGCTEALNLSIRAVTKPGDTVAMETPVSFGLMQILQSLGVRVLEIPACPREGLQLEELRAALVARKITALFVMPNYQNPLGCSLSDAHKARLYALLQEFDIPAVEDDVYTELHFGAQCPRPLKAWDTDGRVLLCGSFAKTLVPGFRVGWCAPGRYLEPVRRLKMANTMGTPLVLQKTITDFLRIGGYDHHLRSLRRTYQQHLRLYSENLRRHCPPGTRLTQPDGGYVLWVQFPAAVDTVRLYHEALQKKVSIAPGILFSAQPRFNHCIRLNTSSPWSDRIQSALRLIGRLAAAQLDGAGEKSAAPDLQRQPVS; encoded by the coding sequence ATGCCCATGCCTGCGGTGCCGATCCAACGCCAGAACACCACCTATCGCACACTGGCGGAATCCGTGCGGCGTTTCATCGCGGAGGGCACGTTGCGGCCGGGGGAAAAGCTGCCATCGGTCCGCCAGATGGCCCGGCAGCGCGGGGTAAGCACAGGCACGGTGGTCAAGGCCTATGCCAGCCTGGAAAACCTGGGCGAGGTGGAGGTGCGTTCCCAGTCAGGGTTTTATATCCGGCCCCGTTCCGGCGTGGAATACCCGCTGCCCCAGATGGCCCGCCCCATGGCCCGGCCCAGTTATGTGGGGGTGAGCGATCTCGCGGCGGAGGTGATGACCAGCTCCGCCCTGCCGGCGAATGTCGCGTTCGGATGGAGCACGCCCGATGCCGCGATCTTTCCCAACCGGCGGATCGCCCGGATGATGGCGTCGATCATTCGCGATGACCCCGACTCGCTCGCCCGCTCGACCGTAAACTGGGGCTTTGAGCCGCTCGCCCGCGAAATCGCCCGCCGCTACGTGCATGCCGGTGTCGCCCTGTCCCACGCCGAGGTGCTGATCACCGTTGGCTGCACCGAGGCGCTGAATCTCTCCATCCGGGCGGTGACGAAGCCGGGTGACACCGTGGCCATGGAGACGCCGGTGTCCTTCGGGCTCATGCAGATCCTGCAAAGCCTCGGGGTCCGCGTGCTGGAAATCCCCGCCTGTCCGCGCGAGGGGCTCCAGCTCGAGGAACTGCGCGCCGCCCTGGTCGCCCGGAAAATCACGGCGTTGTTCGTGATGCCCAACTACCAGAATCCGCTCGGTTGCAGCCTGAGCGACGCCCACAAAGCCAGGCTCTACGCCCTGCTGCAGGAGTTCGATATCCCCGCGGTGGAGGACGACGTTTACACCGAGCTGCATTTTGGCGCGCAATGTCCGCGACCACTGAAGGCGTGGGATACCGATGGGCGGGTGCTGTTGTGCGGCTCGTTCGCGAAGACGCTGGTCCCCGGTTTCCGGGTCGGTTGGTGCGCCCCCGGCCGTTACCTCGAACCCGTGCGCCGGTTGAAAATGGCCAACACCATGGGAACCCCGCTGGTCCTGCAAAAAACCATCACCGATTTCCTCCGGATCGGCGGCTATGATCATCACCTCCGCAGTCTGCGCCGGACCTATCAACAGCACCTGCGGCTCTACTCGGAAAACCTCCGGCGCCATTGCCCGCCCGGCACCCGCCTGACCCAGCCGGATGGCGGCTACGTCCTGTGGGTGCAGTTTCCCGCGGCGGTGGACACGGTGCGGCTCTACCATGAGGCGTTGCAAAAAAAGGTCAGCATTGCACCGGGCATCCTGTTCTCGGCGCAACCGCGCTTCAACCATTGCATCCGACTCAACACCTCCTCCCCGTGGTCGGATCGCATCCAGTCCGCGCTGCGGCTGATCGGCCGGCTCGCCGCGGCCCAGCTGGATGGGGCGGGGGAAAAATCCGCCGCCCCGGATCTTCAGCGTCAGCCGGTCAGCTGA